In a single window of the Populus alba chromosome 16, ASM523922v2, whole genome shotgun sequence genome:
- the LOC118063007 gene encoding uncharacterized protein, with protein sequence MGCVSSKLFKKELHQQIIFNNGGHCVDHVVSLTSSTYGALKLDCNNQHQQQPPLQQEQKQEPIKEIVEESKRLQPISPTKEDPEVVNTWELMGDLEEGVPVSSQTKRSPNSRVLLRGFADLDLRSPLKFLNQIGSPRKAKSYGGKENKVKRSSDFSPRPVLKANNSSGNSCKAVLRLSYPVKASPVGAKTENFRRESGFSPRRKSSFIPLFDPELVALYKKDLSEEEEEEEIERIILPSSRTTKAKNLRDLESILQSFEQKHPPGGENKVVIYTTTLRGIRKTFEDCNTVRSIIESHHIHVVERDVSMDSGFKEELRGLTGTNEVKVPLVFVKGRLIGGADQVVKLEEEGKLEILFDGIPKGLAGGCEGCAGVRFVMCVECNGSCKVLHEELKKMVRCGECNENGLMQCPICCWLSARVVDGKRRKTMNKKAMLEMQTWSDLPIELLELIFCRLSLEDNIRSSIACKRWNTAAISVRVVNHSPWLMYFPKFGNMYEFYDPAQRKTYSLELPELYGSRVCYTKDGWLLLYRPRTNRVFFFNPFSREVVKLPRFELTYQIVAFSCAPTSNTCVVFTVRHISPTIVAISTCHPGATEWVTVNYQNRLPFVSSIWNKIVFCNGLFYCLSLTGWLGVFDPLEHTWNVLAVPPPKCPENFFAKNWWKGKFMSEHNGDILVIYTCCSENPIIFKLDQSKMFWREMKTLDGMTLFASFLSSHSRSDLPGMMRNSVYFSKVRFFGKRCISYSLDDCRYYPRKQCHDWGEQDPFENIWIEPPEDLSSFI encoded by the exons AATGGCGGCCACTGTGTTGACCACGTGGTCTCTCTCACTTCTTCAACTTATGGTGCTCTCAAACTTGACTGCAACaatcaacatcaacaacaacCACCActacaacaagaacaaaaacaagagCCCATCAAAGAAATTGTGGAAGAGAGTAAGAGATTGCAACCAATATCGCCAACAAAAGAAGATCCAGAGGTTGTTAACACTTGGGAGCTAATGGGAGATCTTGAAGAAGGAGTACCCGTTTCAAGTCAAACCAAGAGAAGTCCAAATTCGAGGGTTTTGCTTCGTGGGTTTGCTGATTTGGACCTTAGGAGTCCACTCAAATTCTTGAATCAAATTGGGTCTCCAAGAAAGGCGAAAAGTTATGGTGGCAAAGAAAATAAGGTGAAGAGATCATCAGATTTTAGCCCTAGACCGGTTTTAAAGGCCAACAATTCATCAGGGAATTCGTGCAAGGCAGTGTTGAGATTGAGTTATCCTGTGAAAGCGTCTCCAGTTGGGGCTAAAACAGAGAATTTTAGAAGAGAATCTGGATTCTCTCCGAGGAGGAAGAGTAGTTTTATTCCTCTGTTCGATCCAGAACTTGTTGCATTATATAAGAAAGACTTGtccgaagaagaagaagaagaagaaatcgagAGGATAATTTTACCAAGTTCAAGAACCACAAAAGCAAAGAATTTGCGAGATTTGGAATCTATCCTCCAGTCTTTCGAACAAAAACACCCGCCTGGAGGCGAAAATAAGGTCGTGATTTACACTACTACATTGAGAGGAATTAGAAAAACATTTGAAGATTGCAACACCGTAAGATCTATTATTGAGTCACATCATATTCATGTTGTTGAAAGAGATGTTTCCATGGATTCGGGCTTTAAGGAAGAGTTAAGAGGGCTAACGGGTACGAATGAAGTCAAAGTTCCACTTGTGTTTGTTAAAGGGAGGTTGATTGGCGGTGCTGACCAAGTGGTAAAGTTGGAGGAGGAGGGAAAGTTGGAGATTCTGTTTGATGGAATCCCGAAGGGGCTCGCCGGAGGATGTGAAGGGTGTGCTGGGGTTAGGTTTGTGATGTGTGTGGAGTGTAATGGGAGCTGCAAGGTTTTGCACGAGGAGCTGAAGAAGATGGTTAGATGTGGTGAGTGCAATGAGAATGGGCTGATGCAATGCCCCATCTGTTGCTG GTTATCTGCAAGGGTGGTGGatggtaaaagaagaaaaacaatgaataagAAAGCAATGTTGGAAATGCAAACTTGGTCTGATCTTCCCATAGAACTTCTGGAACTGATATTCTGTCGCTTGTCGCTAGAGGATAATATCCGTTCCTCCATTGCTTGCAAGAGATGGAACACTGCTGCCATTTCTGTTAGAGTGGTAAACCATTCACCCTGGCTTATGTATTTTCCAAAATTTGGTAACATGTATGAGTTCTACGATCCAGCTCAGCGCAAGACCTATTCTCTTGAGTTGCCAGAGTTGTATGGGTCAAGAGTTTGCTACACCAAAGATGGTTGGCTGTTGCTATACAGACCCAGAACAAACCGTGTGTTTTTCTTTAATCCTTTCTCACGGGAAGTTGTCAAACTGCCAAGATTTGAATTGACATATCAGATAGTTGCCTTCTCTTGTGCCCCAACATCTAACACCTGTGTAGTTTTTACAGTTAGGCACATCAGTCCCACAATTGTTGCAATCAGTACTTGTCATCCTGGGGCAACTGAGTGGGTTACTGTTAATTATCAAAATCGCTTGCCTTTTGTGAGTAGTATTTGGAACAAGATCGTTTTCTGCAATGGACTCTTCTACTGTCTAAGTCTCACTGGTTGGCTTGGTGTGTTTGACCCACTGGAGCATACTTGGAATGTTCTTGCTGTGCCACCCCCTAAATGCCCTGagaatttttttgcaaaaaattgGTGGAAGGGAAAGTTTATGTCTGAGCATAATGGAGACATTCTAGTTATTTATACATGCTGTAGTGAAAATCCCATAATATTTAAGTTGGATCAGTCAAAGATGTTCTGGCGAGAGATGAAAACCCTTGATGGTATGACACTTTTTGCCAGTTTCTTGTCATCGCATTCAAGAAGTGACCTCCCTGGCATGATGAGAAACAGCGTCTACTTCTCTAAAGTTCGTTTCTTTGGGAAACGCTGCATATCTTATTCTCTTGATGATTGTAGATACTATCCTCGTAAGCAGTGTCATGACTGGGGAGAGCAAGATCCTTTTGAGAATATCTGGATTGAACCACCTGAGGACCTCTCATCCTTCATTTGA